A genomic stretch from uncultured Pseudodesulfovibrio sp. includes:
- a CDS encoding type I restriction-modification system subunit M — protein sequence MTALEQYAFLKKLDKRLWDAACKLLPSLDAAVYKHVVLGLVFLKYVGDSFVQRQEELKAQFADSDHEYYLDDDLEDEELLNGELEERDYYTEANVFWVPEKGRWSTLLECVKLNPGSKLPWGAEFKSVGNLLDDAMDAIEKENPVLKNVLSKDFARLQVESSKLAEVMDLINTIPFEHESLKAKDILGHVYEYFLGQFAAAEGKKGGQYYTPKSIVTLIVEMLRPYQGRVYDPACGSGGFFVSSEEFVETHGGKVGNLSIYGQESNPTTWKLAAMNMAIRGIEFDFGKEPADTFGNDQHADKRFDYIMANPPFNISGWGANKLADDVRWKYGVPPDSNANFAWMQHMIHHLGPKGKMALLLANGSMSTATNGEADIRRQIVDADLVECIVALPGQLFTNTQIPACIWLLNKDKSNGQNIETLRDRTGEVLFIDARNCGYMIDRVLRDFDREKDILRIAHTLLNWQMGDKAETPYADEAGFCASVELKDIRKHDYVLTPGRYVGAPEEEDDGIPFGEKMAALTSTLFEQMAEGQRLDGEIRANLEKLGYAE from the coding sequence ATGACTGCATTGGAACAATATGCGTTTCTCAAAAAACTGGATAAGCGGCTGTGGGATGCAGCTTGTAAGCTGCTCCCTTCGTTGGATGCGGCGGTGTATAAACACGTCGTGCTCGGGTTGGTCTTTCTGAAATATGTCGGTGACAGCTTCGTGCAACGCCAGGAGGAGCTGAAGGCGCAGTTCGCTGACTCCGACCATGAATATTATCTCGATGATGACCTGGAAGACGAAGAACTCTTGAATGGAGAGCTTGAGGAGCGCGACTACTACACCGAGGCCAACGTGTTCTGGGTGCCGGAGAAAGGCCGCTGGTCCACGTTGCTCGAATGCGTGAAGCTCAACCCCGGTTCCAAGCTGCCTTGGGGGGCTGAATTCAAGAGCGTGGGCAACCTGCTTGATGATGCCATGGACGCCATCGAGAAGGAAAACCCGGTCCTCAAGAACGTGTTGAGCAAGGACTTTGCCCGGCTTCAGGTTGAGAGCTCCAAGCTGGCCGAGGTCATGGACCTGATCAACACCATTCCATTTGAGCACGAGAGCTTGAAAGCCAAGGACATCCTTGGGCATGTGTATGAATATTTCCTAGGACAATTTGCGGCGGCGGAAGGCAAGAAGGGCGGCCAGTATTACACGCCCAAATCCATTGTAACGCTGATCGTCGAGATGCTCCGTCCCTACCAGGGCCGAGTGTATGACCCGGCTTGCGGTTCAGGCGGCTTTTTCGTTTCCAGTGAGGAATTCGTCGAGACCCATGGCGGGAAGGTCGGCAACCTGTCCATTTACGGCCAGGAGTCAAACCCGACCACGTGGAAGCTGGCAGCCATGAATATGGCCATTCGGGGCATTGAGTTCGATTTCGGCAAGGAGCCTGCCGACACCTTTGGCAATGACCAGCATGCCGACAAGCGTTTTGATTACATCATGGCGAACCCGCCGTTCAACATCAGCGGCTGGGGCGCAAACAAACTGGCTGACGACGTGCGCTGGAAGTACGGAGTGCCGCCGGATAGCAACGCCAACTTTGCGTGGATGCAGCACATGATCCACCACCTTGGGCCCAAGGGGAAAATGGCCCTGCTGCTGGCTAATGGTTCCATGTCCACCGCGACCAACGGCGAGGCGGATATCCGCCGTCAGATTGTCGATGCGGACCTTGTGGAATGCATCGTGGCCCTGCCTGGACAGCTTTTCACCAACACACAGATCCCGGCCTGTATCTGGCTCCTGAACAAGGACAAATCCAACGGACAGAATATTGAGACGTTGCGCGACCGGACCGGCGAGGTGCTGTTCATCGACGCCCGGAATTGCGGCTACATGATCGATCGTGTCCTACGCGACTTTGACCGCGAGAAAGACATCCTGCGGATAGCGCATACCCTGCTGAACTGGCAGATGGGCGACAAGGCCGAGACGCCGTATGCGGACGAGGCCGGATTCTGTGCCTCGGTCGAATTAAAGGATATCCGCAAGCATGACTATGTGCTGACGCCAGGCCGATATGTCGGCGCTCCCGAGGAAGAGGACGACGGCATCCCGTTTGGAGAAAAGATGGCGGCTTTGACCTCGACTCTGTTCGAGCAGATGGCCGAGGGCCAGCGGCTGGATGGCGAGATTCGAGCAAACCTGGAGAAGCTGGGCTATGCCGAATAA